CGATCGGCATCCCGGCCGCGACCAGCGCGCCCGCTACCGACGTGGAGTAGCGGGCGACGCCGCGGTCGTCGAGGCTCGCGCAGCCGAGCACGGTCACCCCGGAGGTGACCAGCTCCCGGACCTGCCCGAGGAGCGGCCCGACCGGACCGCCCTCCTCGAAATCGCTGACCAGTACCACCATCGTCCTCTCCGGAACGGTCACAAGGGAACGGGCATGACGCAATGCTCCCGCGATGTGGGTGCCACCCCCGACCCGAACCTCCAGCAGCAACGACAACGGGTCCGAAACGCGGTCGGTCAGGTCCACGACCTCCGTCGAGAACGCCAGGAAGTGCGTCGACAGCGCGGGCACCCCGGCGAAGACCGAAGCCGTGAGCGCCGACCACACCGTGGAGGCCTCCATCGAGCCGGACACGTCCACCACCAGCACCAACCGCCAGTCGCTCGACCGCCGTCCTCTGGTGCGGAACACCGGGCGTTCCGGCACGACCACCACCCGCCCGTTCGCGTCACGGCGCGCGGTGGCGAGGTTGGCGCGCAGTGTGCGCGGCAGGTCGAGCCGACCACCGGGACGCCGGGTCGGCACCGGCAGTTGGATGCCGCTCAACGCCGGGCGCATCCGGTTGGCCAGCTGGGCGGTCAGCTCCCGCACCAACCGCGCCACCAACGGCCGCAGCCGCGCCAACGCCGACTCGGACAACCCGCCGGCCAACGACAGGACGTTCCGCAGCAGCTCCACCGAAGGCCGCACCGAGCCGGGGTCGATCTCCAGCGCCGCCTCCAGCCGACCGCCTTCCGCCGCCGCGGCCAGCACTTCCTCCCGGACGTGGTCGCCGAACAGGTCCCGCAGCTCCTCGGACCACTCGCGCACGTCGGGGAACGGGCTGGAGCGGTCGGCCCCGAGATCACCGGACGACGCGCCCTCACCGCGGTCACGCCCGTACAGCTCGTCCAACGCGGCGGCATAACGGCCGACACCGGCAGGCCGTTCACCACTGGCCCCCAGCACCAACCGCCACCGGATTGCCGCAGGCAACGTGCCCGAAGCCGTCACCGAAACCGCAGGTGCCTCGGCGGACGACACGGTCCGTTCACGGCGCTCGGGCAGCAAGCCGTGGGCGCGCAAGGCATCCGCCCCGGCCTGCTCGGCGGCCAGCCAGACCGCCAGCAACTCGGGATCGGGGGCACCGGACGCGTCGACCCGGTCACCGGTCCGCTCCTCCACGACCGCCAGCACCCGGGCCCGTGCCGCCGGACCGACCGACGTGAACGCCCCGCGCAACGCGGGCAGCCGGTCCAGGAAATCCCGGTCCGCCAAGCCTTCCACCCGGTCCAGCAACGGCGACAGCGTTTCCGGCGTCTCCAACAACGGCCCCGCCGCCGCGAGCACCCCGGTCAGCCCGCGCCGCAGCACATCCCGCCGTTCGGGGGTGCCGGCACCGTCCACCCACGACGCCACCCGCTCCCCCAACGCTTCCGGCGGCGCAAGCCCCAGCAGCACCCGCGCCGCCCCGGCAGCCCCGGCGATCAGCGGCGCGCCCTCATCGGCCAAACGCCGCAGGCACGCCGCGAGCCGCAGCCCGTGCACCTCGTGCCGCTGCCCCAACTCCACCAACGCCCGCGCGTCCGCGACGTCCTCGGACCCGGCGAGCCCGTCGAGCTGGCCCACCGCCGCCGTCTCCAGTTCCCGGGCGAGCAACGGGTGCGCGTCGAGCACGTCACCTGGTGTCCCGGGCAGGTGGCCGGCACGCAACCGGTCCAGCAAGTCCAACGCCGCCAACAACTCCCGCAACGTGCCGGCGGACGGCAGGACGGTCGCCGCGTCGTCCAGCACCACGCCCACCAGGTCGGGCAACCCGCACGCGGCAGCGTCGGCGAGGTCGGCCAGCACCGCTGCGGGGGTGTGACCACCTCGCTGCTCGCGTTCGGCACGCCGCGCGCGCAGCCGACCGGACGCGGCCAGTTCCAGCGTCGCGCCCCACAACCCGGCCACCGGCAACGTCGCCGCCGTCGCCGGAGTCCACGCCACCGTCCACCGGGTGGTGAGCGCGTCACCGCCGCCGACGCCCGTGGTCGCCGTCTCCTCGGCGTACGTCACCCCGAGCACACTCAAC
This is a stretch of genomic DNA from Saccharothrix ecbatanensis. It encodes these proteins:
- a CDS encoding DUF5682 family protein gives rise to the protein MTYSTPELADGLADPDLADGLADAGLADRLADSDLADRPVDPGLADRLADSDLADRLAGHEVPHLIGVRHHSPALAGVMPALLEAFAPEVLLVELPEELGEWLPFLADPHLVAPVALSGASPDGGLAFYPFADFSPELAAIRWAYRNGVEVRPCDLPIAARGDGHRGGRQGASPLTDALRRATTGRDGDDLWDRLVEAAAPGQTAEAVRRAALLVGWALRRDAEDSGVDPFDLRREAWMRRAVQRADGRRCAAVIGSFHAAALLDGSVDDSPVPKADVVTSLVPYGFGLLDERSGYPAGIRDPEWQQAVLEAAGDPGAVEAAAASMIVRICVRVRELGHPAGPGEAREALRLAVDLARLRGLPAPGRGEVVEAVQTVLTHAEPLGRGRVVARAAGDVLVGHRTGVLAPGTPRSGLAPAVETLLDSLRLPGPDSREPVSLRLDPLRSALDARREVALRRLSVLGVTYAEETATTGVGGGDALTTRWTVAWTPATAATLPVAGLWGATLELAASGRLRARRAEREQRGGHTPAAVLADLADAAACGLPDLVGVVLDDAATVLPSAGTLRELLAALDLLDRLRAGHLPGTPGDVLDAHPLLARELETAAVGQLDGLAGSEDVADARALVELGQRHEVHGLRLAACLRRLADEGAPLIAGAAGAARVLLGLAPPEALGERVASWVDGAGTPERRDVLRRGLTGVLAAAGPLLETPETLSPLLDRVEGLADRDFLDRLPALRGAFTSVGPAARARVLAVVEERTGDRVDASGAPDPELLAVWLAAEQAGADALRAHGLLPERRERTVSSAEAPAVSVTASGTLPAAIRWRLVLGASGERPAGVGRYAAALDELYGRDRGEGASSGDLGADRSSPFPDVREWSEELRDLFGDHVREEVLAAAAEGGRLEAALEIDPGSVRPSVELLRNVLSLAGGLSESALARLRPLVARLVRELTAQLANRMRPALSGIQLPVPTRRPGGRLDLPRTLRANLATARRDANGRVVVVPERPVFRTRGRRSSDWRLVLVVDVSGSMEASTVWSALTASVFAGVPALSTHFLAFSTEVVDLTDRVSDPLSLLLEVRVGGGTHIAGALRHARSLVTVPERTMVVLVSDFEEGGPVGPLLGQVRELVTSGVTVLGCASLDDRGVARYSTSVAGALVAAGMPIAALSPQELARWVGEKVRG